Proteins from one Listeria innocua genomic window:
- the pplA gene encoding extracellular electron transfer flavoprotein PplA: MKLKKVAMGITVVMASSLLLVGCGSNDDSSKDKKSTDTKQTETKKTAKTDGTMTDGTYKLEEKNFDDKGWKGFMSIEVKDGKITKANYDYKNKDGKLKSEDADYEKAMKDKVGTGPQEYLKQLSDSLVKGQSASSVEVVSGATHSSDAFINYANQLIQAAQKADTTTISINNLAKMEDGTYKLEEQNYAHGYRVVFSMDVKDGKITKSDYNYVDKDGKLKSDDADYEKNMKAKSGTGPKEYIPALNKSLVEKQDVAAVDTVSGATNSSNQFKIYAAQLQNAAQNGNTDTIKVYNLVEAE; the protein is encoded by the coding sequence ATGAAATTGAAAAAAGTAGCAATGGGTATTACCGTAGTAATGGCTTCAAGTTTATTACTAGTAGGTTGCGGTAGTAACGACGACAGCAGCAAAGATAAGAAGAGCACAGACACAAAACAAACAGAAACAAAGAAAACAGCTAAAACAGATGGTACTATGACTGATGGTACTTACAAATTAGAAGAAAAGAATTTCGACGACAAAGGCTGGAAAGGTTTCATGTCAATCGAAGTTAAAGATGGTAAAATCACTAAAGCTAACTACGATTACAAAAACAAAGACGGCAAACTTAAATCTGAAGATGCAGACTACGAAAAAGCAATGAAAGACAAAGTAGGAACTGGTCCTCAAGAATACTTGAAACAATTAAGCGATTCCCTTGTTAAAGGACAATCTGCATCATCTGTAGAAGTAGTTTCAGGAGCAACTCATTCCTCTGACGCTTTCATCAATTATGCAAACCAATTAATTCAAGCAGCTCAAAAAGCTGATACAACTACAATTTCCATCAACAACCTAGCTAAAATGGAAGATGGAACTTATAAATTAGAAGAACAAAACTACGCACATGGTTACCGTGTAGTATTCAGCATGGACGTTAAAGATGGCAAAATCACTAAATCTGATTACAACTATGTTGACAAAGACGGTAAACTTAAATCAGACGACGCTGACTATGAGAAAAACATGAAAGCTAAATCTGGTACTGGTCCAAAAGAATACATCCCAGCACTTAATAAATCTCTAGTAGAGAAACAAGATGTTGCTGCAGTAGACACAGTTTCTGGTGCTACTAACTCTTCTAACCAATTCAAAATCTACGCAGCTCAACTTCAAAATGCTGCACAAAATGGTAACACTGACACTATCAAAGTGTACAACCTAGTAGAAGCTGAATAA
- a CDS encoding FAD-dependent oxidoreductase, with translation MPEKNIVLIGAGYAGVHAAKKLAKKYKKDKDVNITLIDRHSYHTMMTELHEVAGGRVEPTAIQYDLRRLFNRTKVNLVTDNVTHVDHDKKVVTTEHGSYPFDYLVLGMGGEPNDFGTPGVGENGFTLWSWEDSVKLRNHIEETVTKASREQDVEKRKAMLTFVVCGSGFTGIEMVGELLEWKDRLAKDNKIDASEIKLVVVEAAPTILNMLERRDADKAERYMVKKGIEIMKNAAIVEVKPESIVLKSGEELPTSTLIWTAGVRANSDTKDYGMESARAGRLKVNQYMEAEGLKDVYVVGDLAYFEDEDGKPTPQIVEGAEQTALTAAKSIIVEMSGTGEKEPFQGKYHGVMVSIGAKYGVAHLGGMHLSGWFAILMKHMVNLYYFFGIRSGYYMWQYIMHEFFHIKDHRNIFRGWTSRYGNVLWVLPLRVYLGWFWIDEALSKIYGETTWDKVSITNLKPLFNGIGSDSWLTATSSKMPFEWLQTAATSGASQAAGDAAGAAATNVTTPILSHMPGWFEWIMKLLMPNLDVALVMQKVVPFVELAIGLAMVVGLFTWLVSIGSAGFLVMFTLSAMLGWDKFWALPASIALLNGAGRTFGLDYWAVPWFQKHLGHWWYGKPRSVYRDK, from the coding sequence ATGCCTGAAAAGAATATCGTTTTAATTGGGGCAGGATATGCAGGTGTACACGCTGCTAAGAAATTAGCTAAGAAATACAAGAAAGACAAAGACGTCAATATTACATTAATCGATCGTCATTCGTACCACACAATGATGACTGAACTTCATGAGGTTGCTGGTGGTCGTGTTGAACCAACTGCAATTCAATATGATTTACGTCGTTTGTTTAATAGAACAAAAGTTAATCTTGTAACTGACAACGTGACACATGTAGATCACGATAAGAAAGTTGTAACAACAGAACACGGAAGCTATCCGTTCGATTACCTAGTACTTGGTATGGGCGGCGAACCTAATGATTTCGGGACTCCTGGTGTTGGCGAAAACGGCTTTACACTTTGGTCTTGGGAAGATTCTGTTAAATTACGCAATCATATTGAAGAAACAGTAACTAAAGCATCTCGCGAACAAGACGTTGAAAAACGTAAAGCAATGTTAACATTCGTTGTTTGTGGATCTGGATTTACTGGTATCGAAATGGTTGGGGAACTTTTAGAATGGAAAGATCGTCTAGCTAAAGATAACAAAATTGACGCATCTGAAATTAAACTAGTTGTAGTAGAAGCTGCTCCAACAATCCTAAACATGCTTGAAAGAAGAGACGCTGACAAAGCAGAACGTTACATGGTTAAAAAAGGTATTGAAATCATGAAAAACGCTGCAATTGTTGAAGTTAAACCTGAAAGCATCGTTCTTAAATCTGGCGAAGAGCTTCCAACAAGTACATTAATTTGGACTGCTGGTGTTCGTGCTAACTCTGATACAAAAGATTATGGCATGGAATCTGCTCGTGCAGGACGTTTGAAAGTAAATCAATATATGGAAGCAGAAGGTCTTAAAGACGTGTATGTTGTTGGTGACCTTGCTTACTTTGAAGATGAAGATGGCAAGCCAACTCCACAAATCGTTGAAGGTGCTGAACAAACTGCATTAACTGCAGCGAAAAGCATCATCGTTGAAATGAGTGGTACTGGCGAAAAAGAACCATTCCAAGGTAAATATCATGGTGTCATGGTATCTATCGGGGCTAAATACGGTGTTGCTCACCTTGGTGGCATGCATCTATCTGGTTGGTTCGCTATTTTAATGAAACATATGGTTAACCTTTATTACTTCTTTGGTATTCGCAGTGGTTATTACATGTGGCAATATATTATGCACGAATTCTTCCACATTAAAGATCACCGTAACATCTTCCGTGGTTGGACTTCTCGTTACGGTAACGTACTTTGGGTTCTTCCTTTACGTGTATATCTAGGTTGGTTCTGGATTGACGAAGCTCTTTCTAAAATCTACGGTGAAACTACATGGGATAAAGTAAGTATTACTAATTTAAAACCTCTATTTAATGGTATTGGTTCTGATTCTTGGTTAACAGCAACTAGTTCAAAAATGCCTTTTGAATGGTTACAAACTGCTGCAACATCTGGCGCTAGTCAAGCTGCCGGTGATGCTGCTGGTGCCGCTGCGACAAACGTAACTACACCAATTCTTAGCCATATGCCTGGTTGGTTTGAATGGATTATGAAACTTCTTATGCCAAACCTTGACGTTGCTCTAGTAATGCAAAAAGTTGTACCTTTTGTTGAACTTGCAATTGGTCTTGCTATGGTAGTTGGTCTATTCACTTGGCTTGTAAGTATCGGAAGTGCTGGATTCCTAGTAATGTTCACTCTAAGCGCTATGCTTGGTTGGGACAAATTCTGGGCGTTACCAGCTTCTATCGCACTTCTAAATGGCGCTGGACGTACATTCGGTCTTGATTATTGGGCTGTTCCTTGGTTCCAAAAACATCTTGGTCACTGGTGGTACGGTAAGCCGAGGTCCGTTTACAGAGACAAGTAA
- the eetA gene encoding flavin-based extracellular electron transfer system protein EetA: MKKYFYMVKRWDIIIILSLCILSFLPIAIFSYVKANEPAPANGKKELVAVISVDSKEYKTVTLTGHKGTESFDVKQPDGHTNTIEVSGEEIRISKANCNDQVCVRTGAIDKQGDTVVCLPHKLVIEVKASDGSSGDADDPIISS, from the coding sequence GTGAAAAAGTACTTTTATATGGTGAAACGCTGGGATATTATAATTATTTTATCTCTTTGCATACTTTCCTTTTTGCCGATTGCTATTTTTTCATATGTAAAAGCGAATGAACCTGCTCCAGCTAATGGAAAAAAAGAGCTTGTTGCGGTTATTTCGGTTGATAGTAAGGAATATAAAACCGTTACGCTTACTGGGCATAAAGGGACTGAAAGCTTTGATGTGAAACAGCCAGATGGACATACTAACACGATTGAGGTTTCGGGGGAAGAAATTCGAATCAGTAAAGCTAATTGCAACGATCAGGTTTGCGTTCGAACTGGGGCAATTGATAAACAAGGTGATACAGTCGTTTGTCTTCCACATAAGTTAGTGATTGAAGTAAAAGCGAGTGACGGGAGTTCAGGTGATGCAGATGATCCAATTATCTCTTCCTGA
- the eetB gene encoding flavinylation system FAD exporter subunit EetB encodes MTKNRRLVYIALLAAQAVVISLLERAIPFPFAFAPGAKLGLANIITCISLYTLSAKDTFMIICIRLVLSTLLGGTISTFMYSAAGAILSFLGMWLVQQLGPKRVSIIGVSVTGGILHNVGQLVIASWIAGTWSVMLYLPVLSFIGILSGIAVGIAANYLLKNVQTLRMFADAKQSQAAQK; translated from the coding sequence ATGACAAAAAACAGACGATTAGTATATATAGCGCTACTGGCTGCACAAGCTGTTGTTATTAGTTTACTTGAGAGAGCCATTCCATTTCCATTTGCGTTTGCTCCTGGAGCGAAACTCGGTCTTGCTAATATTATTACTTGTATTTCGCTCTATACGTTATCGGCAAAAGATACATTTATGATTATCTGCATTAGATTGGTGTTGTCCACTTTGCTTGGTGGGACTATTTCAACATTTATGTATAGTGCGGCGGGAGCTATCTTGAGTTTTCTTGGGATGTGGCTTGTACAACAACTTGGACCGAAACGCGTGAGCATCATTGGGGTTAGTGTTACCGGTGGGATTTTACATAACGTCGGACAACTCGTTATTGCAAGTTGGATTGCGGGGACTTGGTCGGTTATGCTTTATTTACCTGTATTATCTTTTATCGGTATTCTTTCTGGAATCGCGGTTGGGATTGCGGCAAACTACTTGCTGAAAAATGTCCAAACTTTGCGGATGTTCGCTGATGCTAAACAAAGTCAAGCTGCACAAAAATAA
- a CDS encoding polyprenyl synthetase family protein has translation MQLHAMWDDYPALSKDLQEVLQTIESNIQIRDKHVEKNVKDLIHAGGKLLRPAFALLSAQAGPEFDKERAVSIAAALEVLHMATLIHDDVVDDSPLRRGIPTIHSKYGRNYAVYTGDYLFCICFKILSAHASSVENIEFNSKNIEKILMGELDQMRTSYKMDVTVREYLSRISGKTAQLFALSCYSGATGSKAPRMTVAKCYNIGHYLGMAFQIIDDVLDYTSTDEGLGKPVLNDMKQGIYSLPLIYAMKGHLAEFEPLLSQKLDMTDDASEQVLALISKYKGVEQAFKLASKYTNKALREIKKLPAGAYRDDMYRLTKSILDRDI, from the coding sequence ATGCAACTTCATGCTATGTGGGATGATTATCCTGCACTTTCCAAAGATTTACAAGAAGTATTACAAACAATTGAAAGCAACATTCAAATTCGCGATAAACATGTAGAGAAAAACGTGAAAGATTTAATTCATGCTGGTGGAAAATTACTCCGCCCTGCTTTTGCGCTGTTATCTGCTCAAGCTGGACCTGAGTTTGATAAAGAACGCGCGGTTTCTATCGCAGCTGCTCTTGAAGTGCTCCATATGGCGACGTTGATTCATGATGATGTCGTTGATGATTCACCATTACGTCGCGGCATCCCTACTATCCATTCAAAATATGGTCGTAATTATGCCGTTTATACAGGGGATTATTTATTCTGTATTTGTTTTAAGATTCTTTCCGCACATGCTTCTTCCGTTGAAAATATCGAATTTAACAGTAAAAATATCGAAAAAATCTTAATGGGTGAACTGGATCAAATGCGCACAAGTTATAAAATGGATGTAACAGTTCGCGAATATTTATCGCGTATTTCTGGCAAAACAGCTCAACTATTTGCTCTTAGTTGTTACTCTGGTGCAACGGGCAGTAAAGCACCACGCATGACTGTAGCGAAATGTTATAATATCGGCCATTATCTTGGTATGGCTTTCCAAATTATTGATGACGTCTTGGATTATACAAGTACTGATGAAGGTCTTGGTAAACCTGTTTTAAATGATATGAAACAAGGTATTTATTCGCTACCGCTAATTTATGCAATGAAAGGTCACTTGGCTGAATTTGAGCCGCTTCTTTCTCAAAAACTAGATATGACTGATGATGCTTCTGAACAAGTTTTAGCACTTATTTCTAAATATAAGGGTGTCGAACAGGCATTCAAACTTGCAAGTAAATATACGAATAAAGCCCTTCGTGAAATTAAAAAACTACCAGCTGGCGCGTATCGTGATGATATGTACCGCTTAACGAAAAGCATATTAGATAGAGATATTTAA
- a CDS encoding metallophosphoesterase — translation MIRFFKIVTPILLSFSLVACSSASEETKKITAPIEKDRDLSIIETTDVHYFAPSLTDGGQAFQKYLAAGDGKQLAYSDEITKAFLADVETKKADVLIISGDLTNNGEKTSHEELAKKLAQVEKTGTQVFVVPGNHDINNPWARKFEKDKQLPTDTVSPADFSKIYNHFGYEDTISEDDFSLSYLAAPSPKVWLLMLDTAIYKTNMQQGSPTTEGGLTAGTLDWIKECSALAKKNGVTLVPVMHHNLTDHNDVIQKGYTINYNQQVIDALTAGNMNFSLSGHIHTQNIRSAKSSDGKEITDIVTNALSVYPHKYGNLTYSAKNKTFTYQSQKLDIEAWAKETGTSDKNLLNFDAYDYETFYNSGYDKAMMDLMTSESYKNYSQTDKEKMADTMALNNMAFFAGIAPPKSAGMDLWDSAPNSFLKDYVLSSSVPPKESNDYYVSP, via the coding sequence GTGATTCGATTTTTTAAAATAGTGACACCTATTCTTTTATCTTTTTCCTTAGTTGCCTGTAGTTCTGCAAGTGAAGAAACGAAAAAAATTACTGCTCCGATTGAAAAAGACCGTGATTTATCAATAATTGAAACGACCGATGTTCATTATTTTGCGCCATCACTCACTGATGGCGGGCAGGCATTCCAAAAATATCTAGCCGCTGGTGATGGAAAGCAATTGGCATATAGCGATGAAATAACCAAGGCTTTCTTAGCAGATGTTGAGACTAAAAAGGCTGACGTTTTAATTATTAGCGGTGATTTGACTAATAATGGCGAAAAAACTAGCCATGAAGAATTAGCTAAAAAACTAGCGCAAGTAGAAAAAACAGGCACCCAAGTATTCGTTGTTCCCGGTAATCACGATATAAATAATCCATGGGCTCGAAAATTCGAGAAAGACAAACAACTACCGACCGATACTGTATCACCAGCAGATTTTAGCAAAATTTATAATCATTTTGGCTACGAAGATACTATTTCTGAAGATGATTTTTCGCTAAGCTATTTAGCAGCACCTTCACCCAAGGTTTGGCTTCTCATGCTTGATACAGCTATTTATAAAACCAATATGCAGCAAGGCTCCCCAACGACAGAAGGCGGTTTAACAGCTGGCACGTTAGATTGGATTAAAGAATGTAGCGCCTTAGCGAAAAAAAATGGCGTGACGCTTGTTCCAGTTATGCACCACAATTTAACTGATCATAATGATGTTATTCAAAAGGGTTACACAATCAATTACAATCAACAAGTAATCGATGCTCTGACAGCTGGCAATATGAATTTTTCTTTGAGTGGGCATATCCACACCCAAAACATTCGATCTGCCAAAAGTTCAGACGGCAAAGAAATTACTGATATTGTAACAAATGCTCTTTCCGTCTATCCACATAAATATGGGAACCTTACCTACAGCGCAAAAAACAAAACATTCACCTATCAATCTCAAAAATTAGACATAGAAGCTTGGGCAAAAGAAACTGGAACATCAGACAAAAATCTGCTTAACTTTGATGCATACGATTATGAGACTTTTTATAATAGTGGTTATGATAAAGCTATGATGGACTTAATGACGAGTGAATCTTATAAAAACTATAGTCAAACTGATAAAGAAAAAATGGCCGATACCATGGCTTTAAATAACATGGCTTTCTTTGCAGGCATCGCTCCACCTAAATCTGCTGGAATGGATTTATGGGATAGTGCTCCTAATTCATTTTTAAAAGATTATGTTTTAAGTAGTTCTGTTCCTCCAAAAGAAAGTAATGATTATTATGTTAGTCCTTAA
- a CDS encoding DUF4003 family protein, with product MDSAYVFDSEQATKLLMKNYELVKTSGVSFIDKRIRFLIARLFAGNNEIVQPETFYEINKEFKRQLGMFTALNGNVRASLVGLLMASDNAKRDSVRQVISNYNTLIEAGFKRTEYTYFAAYLLLESENPTLTAKKAKTIHQLFKKDHPFLTKSEDVTTAVFLANLKEKDVEKLAEVTEYYFQEFAAKGFRKNDSLQFLATTGTLLYGEKDSKFIRRVDNVVEELRQKGVKIKPLHYSSIGILAFVMDGRKIDSGLVNLIDDLQNQPGLRFGREFVTALAISLYTEKQSGQMSKEQLEGLMVNVHILIAMEQAAAMSAAAAASAAAASS from the coding sequence ATGGATTCAGCATATGTATTTGATAGCGAACAAGCAACGAAATTATTAATGAAGAACTACGAGTTAGTAAAAACAAGTGGCGTTAGTTTTATTGATAAGCGGATTCGATTTCTGATTGCTCGCCTTTTTGCGGGAAATAATGAAATCGTTCAACCAGAAACATTCTATGAAATAAATAAAGAATTTAAACGACAACTAGGTATGTTTACAGCGTTAAATGGTAATGTTCGCGCATCGCTTGTTGGCTTACTGATGGCAAGTGATAACGCGAAACGGGATAGTGTTCGTCAAGTGATTTCCAATTACAACACACTCATCGAAGCCGGCTTTAAACGCACAGAATACACCTATTTCGCTGCTTACCTATTACTAGAATCAGAAAATCCAACACTAACAGCAAAAAAAGCCAAAACCATTCATCAACTTTTCAAAAAAGACCACCCATTTTTAACCAAAAGTGAGGACGTAACAACAGCTGTTTTCTTAGCTAATCTTAAAGAAAAGGATGTAGAAAAATTAGCTGAAGTCACAGAATACTATTTCCAAGAATTTGCCGCAAAAGGGTTCCGAAAAAATGATAGCTTGCAGTTTTTAGCTACAACAGGAACACTTTTATATGGTGAAAAAGACAGCAAATTTATTAGAAGAGTAGATAATGTGGTAGAAGAATTACGTCAAAAAGGTGTGAAAATCAAGCCATTACATTACTCAAGTATCGGAATTTTAGCATTTGTGATGGATGGTCGCAAAATTGACTCTGGCTTGGTGAACTTAATTGATGACTTGCAAAATCAACCTGGTCTGCGGTTTGGTCGCGAGTTTGTAACAGCACTGGCAATCAGTCTTTATACAGAAAAACAATCGGGTCAAATGAGCAAAGAACAATTAGAAGGATTAATGGTTAATGTGCATATTTTAATTGCGATGGAACAAGCAGCCGCAATGAGTGCAGCCGCAGCAGCAAGTGCGGCCGCGGCATCAAGTTAA
- a CDS encoding SMI1/KNR4 family protein: MLTTRKALYYLDKGKTKEAIHLLETCWNQKVTAENKRDIFTATVLLSDVLYQSGERFPEIYQKLMSILEEMQDLEAVDFEREKAKQIFAELDEYFSEVGTFFQGHSLAELWLKFDSENDYKDVYPTPQRVAAIEAELGYKLPKSYIYLMRHTQNGGIVSTGSVPTTEPSSWSENCVAITGIMGIGDCGVSTLNGMHNTNFWTEEWGYPDVGLAIADCPSAGHDMVFLDYRNCGKTGEPAVVHIDQEGDYKILKLADNFEEFILSLYREEC; this comes from the coding sequence ATGCTTACAACAAGAAAAGCATTATATTATTTAGATAAAGGAAAAACAAAAGAGGCGATTCATTTACTTGAAACTTGTTGGAATCAAAAAGTGACAGCCGAAAATAAAAGAGATATATTTACAGCAACGGTATTACTTAGCGATGTGCTCTACCAAAGCGGTGAACGTTTTCCAGAAATTTATCAAAAGCTCATGTCGATTTTAGAAGAGATGCAAGATTTAGAAGCAGTCGATTTCGAACGTGAAAAAGCTAAGCAAATTTTCGCCGAGTTAGATGAATATTTTAGTGAGGTCGGGACATTTTTCCAAGGGCATAGTTTAGCAGAGCTTTGGTTGAAGTTTGACTCTGAAAATGACTATAAAGATGTGTACCCTACGCCTCAAAGAGTGGCTGCAATCGAAGCAGAACTAGGATATAAGTTACCTAAATCCTATATCTATTTAATGCGTCATACACAAAATGGAGGCATAGTTTCAACGGGTTCTGTCCCTACGACAGAGCCAAGTTCATGGTCGGAGAATTGTGTAGCTATTACTGGCATTATGGGAATAGGAGACTGTGGAGTATCTACATTGAATGGTATGCACAACACAAATTTTTGGACAGAAGAGTGGGGTTATCCCGATGTTGGTTTAGCTATTGCTGATTGCCCATCAGCCGGACATGACATGGTTTTCTTAGATTACCGAAATTGCGGAAAAACAGGCGAGCCCGCAGTCGTTCATATTGATCAAGAAGGTGATTATAAAATACTTAAGCTAGCTGATAATTTTGAAGAGTTTATTTTGAGTTTGTACAGAGAGGAATGTTAA
- a CDS encoding SIS domain-containing protein has protein sequence MINNYIDITIRLLENILDNEADYVKEAGAKVAESIENDGVIHLFGCGHSHILTEEVFYRAGGLAAIHPILHEPLMLHEGAAASSVLERKNDYAKTFMAEEDIRSGDVMIVLSTSGRNPVPIDVAEIAREKGAFVIVITSLQYSASQKSRHTSGKRLSDTGDIVIDNGAVKGDAVLKSANFDIAFAPTSTVTGAVILQSIFAEAIEKMVNDNFTPPVFISGNVENADEHNQALVDKYNERIPLLGMNL, from the coding sequence ATGATTAATAACTATATCGATATTACGATTCGCTTATTAGAAAATATTCTTGATAATGAAGCTGATTATGTAAAAGAAGCAGGAGCGAAGGTAGCCGAGTCCATCGAAAACGACGGTGTGATCCATTTATTTGGCTGCGGTCACTCGCATATTTTAACAGAGGAAGTATTTTACCGAGCTGGTGGACTTGCTGCGATTCATCCGATTTTACACGAACCACTTATGCTTCACGAAGGTGCTGCGGCGTCATCCGTACTGGAGCGAAAAAATGATTATGCGAAAACGTTTATGGCAGAGGAAGATATTCGCTCGGGTGATGTGATGATTGTATTATCCACATCTGGTCGCAATCCTGTCCCAATAGATGTTGCTGAAATTGCCCGTGAAAAAGGCGCATTTGTCATCGTTATTACTTCATTACAATATTCAGCTAGCCAAAAATCACGCCACACATCTGGTAAACGCTTATCCGATACAGGTGACATTGTAATTGATAACGGCGCTGTTAAAGGGGATGCAGTATTAAAATCAGCTAACTTTGACATAGCATTCGCGCCGACTTCCACGGTAACTGGCGCTGTCATCTTGCAGTCCATTTTTGCCGAAGCGATTGAAAAAATGGTGAATGATAACTTCACACCACCAGTATTTATAAGTGGTAATGTCGAAAATGCCGATGAGCACAACCAAGCACTTGTTGATAAATACAATGAACGAATTCCGCTACTTGGAATGAATTTATAA
- a CDS encoding KDGP aldolase, with translation MNKKKFENLPKWNNFALFNFLAKDKENSLEVMEASRGFAVPGIVATNYETPEEAANVVKELQTTAEVISVGLGGGGDWHNWRDVLHIARLVPNSHINQPIETAGLTNDLLPETYTNALVRPTGKVGIVKLSSGDEITAEEAVDYCLSANIPSIKFMSIEGTKYLDELVYLTKVAAEKGIYGIEPAGGIGAENILEITTAIKTTGIPFFMPHIFGKTIDKATGRTKPEEIEKIFAALEGK, from the coding sequence TTGAACAAGAAAAAATTCGAAAATCTACCGAAATGGAATAATTTTGCGCTATTTAATTTTTTAGCGAAAGATAAAGAAAATAGCTTGGAAGTCATGGAAGCATCACGCGGTTTTGCAGTACCAGGAATCGTGGCGACAAACTATGAAACACCAGAAGAAGCTGCAAATGTGGTGAAAGAACTACAAACAACAGCTGAGGTCATCAGTGTTGGTCTTGGTGGTGGCGGCGACTGGCACAATTGGCGGGATGTTCTTCATATCGCGCGCCTCGTACCGAATAGTCATATTAACCAACCAATCGAAACAGCGGGATTAACAAATGACTTGCTTCCAGAAACATACACCAATGCACTCGTTCGACCAACCGGAAAAGTCGGGATTGTCAAACTATCTTCCGGCGACGAAATTACCGCTGAAGAAGCTGTCGATTATTGTCTATCCGCAAATATTCCTTCAATCAAATTTATGAGCATCGAAGGAACAAAGTATTTAGACGAACTTGTTTATTTAACAAAAGTTGCAGCGGAAAAAGGGATATACGGCATTGAGCCAGCAGGAGGGATTGGCGCCGAGAATATCCTTGAAATAACAACTGCCATCAAGACGACCGGCATTCCGTTTTTCATGCCACATATCTTTGGAAAAACAATTGATAAAGCTACAGGTCGCACTAAACCAGAAGAAATCGAGAAAATTTTTGCAGCTTTGGAGGGGAAATAA
- a CDS encoding creatininase family protein has translation MLYADENSFDIGAKITKTKPVLLPIGAVEAHGPHLPLGTDNILASEYSVKIAAETDGFVLPVLPYGQVWSLQDFPGSLTLSNETVTKVVVEIGESLYKQGFRLFVPVSGHLGNMAALKDAARELYAKFPDMIILHIFYPNIQKLAMDVREGQANHHTYIHACEIETSLMLYLSPENADMSRAIDDPPILPIDADFTPTPWQNFTKTAVLGEATLATAEKGEYLIEKTLKTCVELIKLEQEKIRKSTEME, from the coding sequence GTGTTATATGCAGATGAAAATTCTTTTGATATTGGCGCAAAAATCACGAAAACAAAACCAGTCCTTTTGCCAATAGGAGCAGTTGAAGCCCACGGACCTCATTTGCCGCTAGGGACAGACAATATTTTAGCGTCAGAATATTCAGTGAAAATAGCGGCGGAAACAGATGGATTTGTGCTTCCCGTATTACCCTATGGCCAAGTTTGGAGTTTGCAAGATTTCCCGGGAAGTTTAACGCTATCAAATGAAACGGTAACGAAAGTAGTTGTAGAAATCGGTGAAAGTCTATATAAACAAGGATTTCGCCTGTTTGTCCCAGTGAGCGGACATCTTGGAAATATGGCGGCGCTAAAAGATGCAGCGCGCGAACTATATGCCAAATTTCCGGATATGATTATCTTGCACATTTTTTACCCAAATATCCAAAAACTTGCAATGGACGTGCGCGAAGGACAAGCAAACCATCATACCTATATTCATGCTTGTGAAATCGAAACATCCCTCATGCTTTACTTATCACCGGAAAATGCGGATATGAGTCGTGCCATTGATGACCCGCCAATTTTACCAATTGATGCGGATTTCACACCAACACCGTGGCAAAACTTCACCAAGACAGCAGTTTTAGGAGAAGCAACTTTGGCAACAGCAGAAAAAGGCGAATACTTAATCGAAAAAACGTTAAAAACATGTGTGGAGTTGATAAAGCTTGAACAAGAAAAAATTCGAAAATCTACCGAAATGGAATAA